Below is a window of Nocardia asteroides DNA.
GCCGTTTCGGGGCGATGCCGTTGCGGCCGCTGGTCCCGGTGGCGGCGCGGATGTCGGCCAACGTCTTCCGGCTGGTCATCGCGTTGACGGGCGCGGTCGCGGCGGGCTATGTGATCGGTTTCCGGTTCCGGCTCGACGCGCTGCACACGCTCGGGTTCCTGGTGCTCGGGCTGGTCATCGGGATCGCGTTCACCCTCGGTGCCGATGTCATCGGCACCGTCTCGCGCAGTCCCGAAGCGACCTCGCAGGCACTGGTGCTGCCGCCGTTGATCTTCGGCATGCTGTCCACCGGGCTGGCGCCGGCGAGCCAGTTCCCCACCTGGATCCAGTGGTTCGTGCGCAATCAGCCGGTCTCGCAGTTCGCGACCGCGTTGCGCGCGCTGGCGGGCGACACCGGGGGCAACGCGGGCACGGTGAGCTGGTCGCTGATGGGACCGACGCTGCTGTGGCTGGCGGGCATGCTCGCGATCTGCGCCCCACTGGCCATCCGGCTCAGCGCGAGGAGGGCGTGATGGCACTGCTCAGCACCAGGACCGAGGTCACCGGGTCGGAGACCTCGCTCGGCTCGCTCGTCCGGCACACCCTGATCCAGACCCAGCGGCTGCTGGTGCGCTGGGCCCGCAACCCGGTGACGCTGCTGGAAACCCTGCTCATCCCGTGCCTGCTGCTGATCATGCTCGACATCGTCGTCGGCGGGCAGATCGCGAAGTTCACCGGCGAGGACGCCCTCTACGGGTCGGTGCCGATGGTCGCCATCGTCGGCGCGCTCTCGGGCGCCGTGGCCAGCGGTGTCCTGCTCGGCCGCGAACGCGACGCCGGCCTGCTGGCCCGGTTCTGGGTGCTGCCGGTGCACCGCGCCTCGGGCCTGGCCTCGCGCATCCTGGCCGAGGGCTGCCGCATCGTGCTCGGCACCATCGCCGTGGTGCTCGTCGGTTTCGTGCTCGGGTTCCGCTTCCATCAGGGACCGCTGGCCACGATCGCGTTCCTGGTGATCCCGGTGCTGTTCGGGTTGGCCTTCGCCACCATCGTCACCGCCGTCGCCGTCTACACCGCGAAAGCCACGCTGGTGGAGGGCATCACGATCCTGACCTCGCTGATGATGTTCTTCAGCACCGGTTTCGTCCCGCTGGTCGCCTTCCCGACCTGGATCCAGCCGATCGTGCGCAACCAGCCCATGTCGGTGGCCGTGGACGCCATGCGCGGCCTGTCCGACCACGGGCCGATCGCCCGCCCGCTCACCCTCACGCTGCTGTGGTGCGCGGGGGCGATCGTGCTGTTCGCGGTCCCCGCCGCCATCGGGTTCCGGCGCGCCAGCAGGCGCTGAGTTCGGCCCGCCAACCCGCGGCGCCCACGGCACCGGCCACGCAGTACCCTCGTGCGCATGCCGGTGAGCGCCCGAGTACGCACCCGATTCCGCCGCACCGCCGAGCAGGGCCGCCCGGCCCGCTCGCGCGGCATCGTCGCCGCCGCGGCGCTGCTGTGCGTCGCCGTGGTCAGCGCGGGCTGCGCGGACAAGCACGACGACGCGAGCACGATCGTGCGGACCACCACCAATATCGCGGGCGCCGGCGTCGTCGGGGTCGCGCGCGACACCGCCACCGCGTGCCCGCTGCCCAGCGCGCCCGACCCGGCCGCGGGCGCGACCCGCAGCGTGACCCACGCCGCCGGGGTCACCGAGGTCCCGGCCGACCCGCAGCGCATCGTGGTGCTCACCAGTTCCGCGCTCGACGCCGCCTGCGCGGTGGGCCTGTGGGAACGGGTCGCCGGCGCGGTCACCCTCGACGGTGAGCGGCCGCAGCCGATGTACCTGGGCTACGGCGTGCTGAAGGTGCCCAGCGTGGGCCCGATCGGGCAGCCCGATCCCGCGCGGATCGCCGAACTGAAGCCCGACCTGATCCTCGGCGACGTCGCCCCCGCCGCCGGTGGCTACGAGGCGCTCAGCGCCATCGCCCCAACCGTGCTGATCGGCTCCGGCGGCAGCTGGCAGTCCGACTTCGCCGCCTACGCCTCGGGCATGGGCCGCCGCGGCGCGGCCGACACCGCGCTCACGAACTACCTCACCGAAGCCCGCGACGTGGGGACCGCGATCAACGCGCGCCAGTCGCAGGCCTCGGTGCTGCGCTTCACCGCCGACACCACCCAGGTCCAGGGCACCGA
It encodes the following:
- a CDS encoding ABC transporter permease; the protein is MTATTWHTTVRAAPDTVQQWWVLTTRLIIPSVKSGEILASIVAPAAFTASFYIPLKTVMMFSGNGFSSYAQYMMPLVVLQAAAFTAISAAFRAATDSVAGLNRRFGAMPLRPLVPVAARMSANVFRLVIALTGAVAAGYVIGFRFRLDALHTLGFLVLGLVIGIAFTLGADVIGTVSRSPEATSQALVLPPLIFGMLSTGLAPASQFPTWIQWFVRNQPVSQFATALRALAGDTGGNAGTVSWSLMGPTLLWLAGMLAICAPLAIRLSARRA
- a CDS encoding ABC transporter permease — its product is MALLSTRTEVTGSETSLGSLVRHTLIQTQRLLVRWARNPVTLLETLLIPCLLLIMLDIVVGGQIAKFTGEDALYGSVPMVAIVGALSGAVASGVLLGRERDAGLLARFWVLPVHRASGLASRILAEGCRIVLGTIAVVLVGFVLGFRFHQGPLATIAFLVIPVLFGLAFATIVTAVAVYTAKATLVEGITILTSLMMFFSTGFVPLVAFPTWIQPIVRNQPMSVAVDAMRGLSDHGPIARPLTLTLLWCAGAIVLFAVPAAIGFRRASRR
- a CDS encoding ABC transporter substrate-binding protein; its protein translation is MPVSARVRTRFRRTAEQGRPARSRGIVAAAALLCVAVVSAGCADKHDDASTIVRTTTNIAGAGVVGVARDTATACPLPSAPDPAAGATRSVTHAAGVTEVPADPQRIVVLTSSALDAACAVGLWERVAGAVTLDGERPQPMYLGYGVLKVPSVGPIGQPDPARIAELKPDLILGDVAPAAGGYEALSAIAPTVLIGSGGSWQSDFAAYASGMGRRGAADTALTNYLTEARDVGTAINARQSQASVLRFTADTTQVQGTDTFAAQILSDVGVQRPTAQRGTSYDITTDDLATKAEGDIIYVMFAGEAGEDHGKQVLKSDQFEALGASTDRRVFAVDDSVWHTSGLTAARAVVTDLRNSLNGYVTD